A DNA window from Armatimonadota bacterium contains the following coding sequences:
- the ppk1 gene encoding polyphosphate kinase 1, with amino-acid sequence MRIKKRPLNRPVSELSNRYVNREYSWLQFNQRVLEEAENPRVPLFERLKFLAIFESNLDEFYMVRVSGLIEQHEGGIQDLTPDGLTPSEQLTMIAEVARALRQRAANQWSDVLRPALEEKGVRIRNIADLPIEKQMELRQYFREEVFPLCTPLILHPAPNVPFISNRSLNLAVTLKGKSKGIYIGRVKIPSVIPRVIEVSPGSLEYVLLEDLVKHNLDSLYPGTNIQSANLFRVIRDADVEIKDLEAADLVNAIEESIRERRFGAPVLLEIEEGTPTSVRNTLMKLLELDSDDVFDVRGLIGMDMLSQIAKLDLPDLRFPQFSPIKTEALSTPQSLFSIIAERDVLVHHPFDSFSPVENFVRSAAQDPDVIGIKQTLYRAGAKSPIVEALLEAAERGKQVAVMVELKARFDESNNLVWARALERAGVHVSYGFPNMKVHCKLCSVVRREGGKLKSYVHIGTGNYNPDTARLYTDVGLFTSDPDITRDVQELFNYLTGLSNPMEYRQLLVAPDNLRDKVIQRIEREIDCHRQYGNGRIIIKLNSLVDPEVIESLYDASNVGVQVDLLVRGISCVRPGIHGMSENIRVKSVVGRFLEHSRVYYFGNGGTPEALIGSSDLMRRNLDRRIEVLVPVRSEVLTRMLHDNLLSIYLQDNTNSWIMQSDGCSQRKIEDGDNAFSAQKYLIQHPFAPHQVPGK; translated from the coding sequence ATGAGAATCAAAAAGCGTCCACTCAATCGGCCCGTAAGCGAGCTTTCGAACAGGTATGTCAATCGTGAATACAGTTGGCTGCAGTTTAATCAGCGTGTGCTTGAAGAGGCAGAAAATCCGCGTGTGCCGCTTTTTGAACGCCTCAAGTTTCTCGCCATCTTTGAGTCCAACCTAGACGAGTTTTACATGGTTCGTGTTTCGGGGTTGATCGAACAGCACGAAGGCGGCATTCAGGACTTGACTCCGGATGGGTTGACACCTTCTGAACAGCTGACAATGATCGCCGAAGTCGCCAGGGCGCTGCGGCAACGAGCAGCGAATCAATGGTCAGACGTCCTGCGACCGGCTCTCGAAGAAAAGGGCGTCCGAATTCGAAATATCGCCGATCTCCCAATTGAAAAGCAGATGGAGTTGCGGCAGTACTTCCGCGAAGAAGTCTTCCCGCTTTGCACACCGCTGATCTTGCATCCCGCGCCGAACGTGCCGTTCATTTCCAATCGATCGCTCAATCTGGCCGTCACGCTCAAAGGCAAATCGAAAGGAATCTACATCGGCCGGGTCAAAATCCCTTCTGTCATCCCGAGGGTGATCGAAGTTTCGCCGGGTTCACTTGAATACGTTCTTCTTGAAGACCTCGTAAAGCACAATCTCGACTCTCTGTATCCGGGCACCAATATCCAGAGTGCGAATCTTTTCCGTGTCATTCGCGATGCTGACGTCGAAATCAAGGACCTGGAAGCAGCGGACCTCGTCAACGCTATCGAAGAATCTATTCGCGAGCGACGATTTGGCGCACCGGTGTTGTTGGAGATTGAAGAAGGAACACCGACATCAGTGCGGAACACGCTCATGAAGTTGTTGGAATTGGATTCCGACGATGTTTTTGATGTTCGCGGATTGATCGGCATGGACATGCTCAGCCAGATCGCCAAGCTCGACCTGCCCGATCTTCGCTTCCCACAGTTCTCTCCAATTAAAACTGAAGCGTTGAGCACCCCACAGAGTCTGTTTTCGATCATCGCTGAGCGAGACGTGCTGGTCCATCACCCTTTTGATAGCTTCTCGCCAGTGGAGAATTTTGTACGAAGCGCGGCGCAAGACCCAGATGTGATCGGGATCAAGCAAACCTTGTACCGTGCGGGTGCAAAATCTCCGATCGTCGAAGCACTGCTTGAGGCCGCAGAACGTGGCAAGCAGGTCGCGGTGATGGTGGAGCTCAAGGCTCGGTTTGACGAGAGCAATAACCTGGTTTGGGCCAGAGCCCTTGAGCGCGCTGGCGTTCACGTGAGCTACGGATTCCCAAATATGAAGGTCCATTGCAAGCTCTGCTCGGTCGTGCGCCGAGAGGGTGGCAAGCTGAAATCCTACGTCCACATCGGGACCGGAAACTACAACCCAGACACCGCGCGGCTGTATACCGACGTTGGCTTGTTCACTTCGGACCCGGATATCACGCGGGACGTCCAGGAACTGTTCAACTACCTCACCGGACTTTCGAATCCGATGGAGTACAGGCAGTTGCTTGTTGCGCCAGACAATCTGCGCGATAAAGTCATCCAGCGAATTGAGCGCGAAATCGACTGTCACCGCCAATATGGCAACGGCAGGATCATTATCAAACTGAATTCTTTGGTCGATCCCGAGGTCATCGAGAGTCTGTACGATGCTTCTAACGTTGGCGTTCAGGTGGATCTCTTGGTACGCGGCATCAGCTGCGTGCGGCCAGGCATTCATGGCATGAGCGAGAACATCCGGGTCAAGTCCGTAGTCGGCAGGTTCCTCGAACACTCGCGGGTTTACTATTTCGGCAACGGAGGCACTCCTGAAGCGCTCATTGGTAGTAGCGACCTGATGCGCCGCAACCTTGATCGCCGAATTGAGGTCTTGGTGCCAGTTCGGTCCGAAGTTCTCACTCGGATGCTGCATGACAATCTGCTCAGCATCTATTTGCAGGACAACACGAACTCGTGGATCATGCAATCCGATGGCTGCAGCCAACGGAAAATCGAAGATGGCGACAACGCTTTTTCGGCACAGAAGTACTTGATTCAGCATCCTTTTGCGCCGCATCAAGTTCCCGGTAAGTGA
- a CDS encoding Type 1 glutamine amidotransferase-like domain-containing protein, with the protein MLSSLLLTAMVSATPEPGTIILAGGGKTSPKVVARFLRAIGGADEKIIVLGYSSAEPQKSADGSTQFLKENGAKNVIAFGDQPGPATNRKLAHLVLNAKGVWMPGGDQKRLVAALGAQFAQKLFRQALDNGVCFFGTSAGAMVLSNPMIGGMTDDNLPLRSEGIGLVPFLVDTHYRNRDRQVRLKFALDHWPVERGVGISEGEWIVIREGKLIESEGKPEWLSR; encoded by the coding sequence ATGCTCTCTAGCCTGCTGCTTACAGCAATGGTCAGCGCAACGCCAGAACCCGGCACAATTATCCTTGCCGGTGGAGGCAAGACCAGTCCAAAGGTGGTCGCTCGGTTCCTTCGAGCGATCGGAGGAGCCGACGAGAAGATCATCGTTCTGGGCTATTCGTCAGCTGAGCCGCAGAAATCCGCTGACGGGTCAACCCAGTTCCTTAAAGAGAACGGAGCGAAAAACGTCATCGCGTTCGGGGATCAACCTGGCCCCGCAACCAATAGAAAGCTCGCTCACCTCGTGCTGAACGCCAAGGGCGTTTGGATGCCCGGAGGGGATCAGAAGAGGCTTGTTGCCGCTCTAGGCGCCCAATTTGCGCAAAAGCTGTTTCGGCAAGCGCTCGATAATGGAGTTTGCTTCTTCGGAACGAGCGCTGGAGCGATGGTGCTCAGCAATCCGATGATCGGAGGGATGACAGATGACAATCTGCCACTGCGATCGGAAGGCATTGGTTTGGTGCCGTTTCTGGTGGACACGCACTATCGCAATCGTGACCGCCAAGTCCGCTTAAAATTTGCGCTAGATCATTGGCCCGTGGAACGAGGCGTCGGGATAAGCGAAGGCGAGTGGATCGTCATCCGCGAAGGGAAGTTGATCGAGTCTGAAGGCAAGCCAGAATGGCTCAGTCGTTAG
- a CDS encoding MerR family transcriptional regulator gives MIGVASRLCNVHPQTLRQYERLGLVNPSRVGQKNRLYSMVDIQRVQRIQRLTQEIGVNLAGVEIILRLLEDMDKMREDMESQFEEFRSEAERRIQNLLMNSNLPIRKDEQLLPSLRLEWRRPEI, from the coding sequence ATGATCGGTGTTGCAAGCCGTCTGTGCAATGTCCATCCGCAAACCTTGCGGCAATACGAAAGGCTCGGCCTGGTCAACCCGAGCCGAGTCGGCCAAAAGAATCGCTTGTATAGCATGGTGGACATTCAAAGAGTCCAGCGAATTCAGCGGCTGACGCAAGAAATCGGTGTCAATCTGGCGGGAGTGGAGATCATCCTCCGGCTCCTGGAAGACATGGATAAGATGCGCGAGGACATGGAATCTCAGTTTGAGGAGTTTCGATCTGAGGCCGAGCGCCGAATTCAAAATCTCTTGATGAACAGCAATTTGCCGATTCGTAAAGACGAGCAGTTGCTTCCTTCCTTGCGTCTCGAATGGCGCAGACCCGAGATTTGA
- the rpoC gene encoding DNA-directed RNA polymerase subunit beta' translates to MADVSLFDKIRIGIASPEEIRSWSIRKDANGQMISYEVKKPETINYRTFKPERDGLFCERIFGPVKDWECSCGRYKKIKYKGIICERCGVEVTRSKVRRERMGVVELAAPVCHIWYLKGVPSPLSLILDISPRQLEKVIYFASFIIIDIEAEQIQEMMPKIREAVEAEKKHIMVQMQDLELESVTRLTNEMRNNPDEYMDEQFVKERMKAAFDRIRAEYRDADDRLKDLDVAVDLLGKLELNQLIEEDKWRAISKMLDAVDRRLRTDLGGLVRANIGADAAKELLRRVDLERMARELRHEIVVTTSQKRARAIKRLELCEALISSKSRPDWMILDSVPVISPELRPMVQLDGGRFATSDLNDLYRRIINRNNRLKRIMEIQAPESIINHEKRLLQEAVDALIDNGRRSRPVVGSNQRPLKSLSDMLKGKEGRFRKNLLGKRVDYSGRSVIVVGPHLKLHQCGLPKEMALELFKPFVMKSLVEKKITQNIKTAKRMIDRMHPAVWDGLEEVIAEHPVLLNRAPTLHRLGIQAFEPILVEGKAIQVHPLVCHAYNADFDGDQMAVHVPLSTEAQAEARVLMLSTQNLFSPADGKPTVSPIQDIVLGCYALTFTRVEGKNRLQAQIEAHKADPDKNPAPHVYSGIDEVLYVMDNVSAEDRGFIINDPVLVRLTRPICRPESEVDYRDPKTGQEYAYETITNENGDEVRELKELEMEHETKLFQVTPGQLILNEILPFPMKYADNFINIELTKKAIAETIVTAHKVAGKENTIKLLDDMKDLGFKWATKYGLSIALTDMDPPQRREEILAEADNRSQRIDQQFRRGMLGFNEMQNSLVKLWQETYDEIGKELVHGMHQMNPLSIITVSGARGSVKQLSQLSGMRGLMMNQFNEVIYELPVKNSFHRGLSMLEYFVTTHGARKGLADTALRTADAGYLTRRLCDVAQDVIIKKRDCGTTEGIIVHRLLDEGEQIESIQDRVIGRHTLATVIDRETKQPIVEYGTMVSEDLAVHIGKFEKDYLKEIAAVDTDEEREKIGKKYEEFGFTITEHGELGLKIRSPLTCELEQGVCATCYGMDMSSKKTIEIGVAVGIIAAQSIGEPGTQLTMRTFHTGGVAGAKVIAGTNQYKTGKFIKLFLADFSAATSTDLKDFDPTKLIENQESVIKGLMNRETEEADGEKKMTARQTKAAAKAAEKLDRDSQKLWDRSRKTFFVTWTGESSGIVRVEEIFEARRNPRGKAIICPVSGYVIDVQESSFGRWVVVEADVPTTAPLRDAFISEKQDWERGENGRLEPSLERLVGSKLTAPTLQVLRRQGIEKVKILYPVLVPPQGKLPVNKGSKIIKGDPLTGGPLDPHEVLLLAGANAVYDYFIANLQRVYKSQGVDINDKHVEVIVRQMLRKRQVKVPGDTSFLPGQIVDRFRFQRETDRVRKMIAEEKKIKYVDPATGEDVERDPQEAEAEWILLGITEASLATDSFLSAASFQKTTRVLTEAAVRGKQDSLIGLKENVIIGRLIPTGTGVRHYQDVGIEVDRSAPSWAQQSLTALVEADETILEDELDLPEISIADMASFQEEVRLEDGTEEPSLD, encoded by the coding sequence ATGGCAGACGTAAGCCTTTTTGATAAGATCCGTATCGGCATCGCTAGCCCCGAAGAAATTCGGAGCTGGTCGATCCGCAAAGACGCCAACGGCCAAATGATCAGCTACGAGGTCAAGAAGCCGGAGACGATCAACTATCGAACGTTCAAACCCGAACGCGATGGTCTGTTCTGCGAGCGCATCTTCGGTCCTGTAAAGGACTGGGAATGCTCGTGCGGTCGATACAAGAAGATCAAGTACAAGGGGATCATTTGCGAGCGATGTGGCGTTGAAGTCACCCGCAGCAAGGTCCGCCGAGAACGCATGGGTGTGGTGGAACTCGCCGCTCCTGTGTGCCACATTTGGTACCTCAAGGGTGTCCCATCCCCACTTTCGTTGATCCTAGATATCAGCCCACGACAGCTCGAGAAGGTCATCTACTTTGCCAGCTTCATCATCATTGATATCGAAGCTGAGCAAATCCAGGAGATGATGCCGAAAATCCGCGAAGCTGTGGAAGCGGAGAAGAAGCACATCATGGTCCAGATGCAAGACCTGGAACTCGAATCGGTTACGCGACTCACCAACGAGATGCGCAACAACCCAGACGAGTACATGGATGAGCAGTTTGTCAAAGAGCGCATGAAGGCTGCCTTTGACCGAATTCGTGCGGAATACCGCGACGCAGACGACCGACTCAAGGATCTTGACGTCGCCGTCGATCTACTTGGCAAGCTTGAACTCAATCAGCTCATCGAAGAAGACAAGTGGCGCGCAATTAGCAAGATGCTTGATGCCGTCGATCGACGACTTCGCACCGACCTTGGTGGCTTGGTCCGCGCAAACATCGGCGCAGACGCAGCCAAGGAGCTGCTGCGACGCGTCGACCTAGAGCGAATGGCGCGAGAACTCCGCCACGAAATCGTTGTCACGACTAGCCAAAAGCGAGCCCGAGCAATCAAGCGACTCGAACTGTGCGAAGCGCTGATCAGCTCGAAGAGCCGACCAGATTGGATGATTTTGGACTCCGTTCCTGTCATCTCCCCTGAATTGCGCCCGATGGTTCAGCTCGATGGTGGCCGGTTCGCGACTTCGGACCTCAACGATCTTTACCGACGAATTATCAACCGCAACAACCGACTCAAGAGGATCATGGAAATCCAAGCTCCTGAGTCCATTATCAACCACGAAAAGCGACTTCTCCAAGAAGCCGTGGATGCGCTTATCGACAATGGCCGACGAAGCCGACCTGTCGTTGGTAGCAACCAGCGCCCACTGAAGTCCTTGAGCGACATGCTCAAGGGTAAGGAAGGCCGGTTCCGAAAGAACCTCCTCGGTAAGCGTGTGGACTACTCCGGACGATCGGTGATTGTGGTTGGTCCTCACCTTAAGCTGCACCAGTGCGGTCTGCCGAAGGAGATGGCGCTCGAACTGTTCAAGCCGTTCGTGATGAAGAGCTTGGTCGAAAAGAAGATCACGCAGAACATCAAGACTGCAAAGCGCATGATCGACCGAATGCACCCGGCGGTTTGGGATGGCCTCGAAGAAGTCATCGCCGAGCATCCGGTGCTTCTGAACCGTGCTCCGACCCTTCACCGATTGGGAATTCAAGCTTTCGAGCCGATTCTCGTTGAAGGTAAGGCGATTCAGGTTCACCCGCTCGTTTGCCACGCCTATAACGCGGACTTTGACGGCGACCAGATGGCTGTGCACGTACCACTCAGCACGGAAGCGCAGGCTGAAGCTCGAGTGCTCATGCTCTCGACGCAGAACCTGTTTAGCCCAGCCGACGGAAAGCCAACCGTTTCGCCGATCCAAGACATCGTTTTGGGTTGCTACGCGCTGACATTCACTCGCGTCGAAGGTAAGAATCGTCTTCAGGCTCAGATCGAAGCTCACAAGGCAGATCCAGACAAGAACCCAGCGCCGCACGTTTACAGCGGAATCGACGAGGTTCTGTATGTCATGGACAACGTGAGTGCAGAAGATCGAGGATTTATCATCAATGACCCAGTTCTGGTTCGATTGACCAGGCCGATTTGCCGACCAGAGTCGGAAGTCGACTACCGCGATCCAAAGACTGGTCAAGAGTACGCTTACGAAACGATCACGAACGAGAACGGTGACGAAGTCCGCGAACTCAAGGAACTCGAGATGGAGCACGAGACGAAGCTATTCCAGGTGACCCCTGGCCAGCTGATCTTGAACGAAATCTTGCCGTTCCCGATGAAGTACGCCGACAACTTTATCAACATCGAACTCACCAAGAAGGCGATTGCAGAAACGATTGTGACTGCGCACAAGGTCGCCGGAAAGGAGAATACGATCAAGTTGCTCGACGACATGAAGGACCTCGGATTCAAGTGGGCCACCAAGTACGGTTTGAGCATCGCGCTCACGGACATGGACCCGCCGCAACGACGAGAAGAAATCCTCGCCGAAGCAGACAACCGATCCCAGCGTATCGACCAACAGTTCCGACGCGGAATGCTCGGCTTTAACGAAATGCAAAACAGCCTCGTGAAGCTCTGGCAAGAAACGTACGACGAAATCGGTAAGGAGCTGGTGCACGGTATGCACCAGATGAATCCACTGTCGATTATCACGGTGTCCGGTGCTCGTGGTTCGGTGAAGCAGCTTTCGCAGCTCTCCGGAATGCGCGGCCTCATGATGAACCAGTTCAACGAAGTAATTTACGAATTGCCGGTTAAGAACTCGTTCCATCGCGGACTGTCGATGCTTGAGTACTTCGTGACCACCCACGGTGCCCGTAAGGGATTGGCCGATACCGCACTTCGAACTGCTGACGCGGGTTACTTGACGCGCCGTCTTTGCGACGTCGCCCAAGACGTGATCATCAAGAAGCGCGATTGCGGTACGACCGAAGGCATTATCGTTCATCGATTGCTGGATGAAGGCGAACAGATCGAATCGATCCAAGATCGAGTGATCGGTCGCCACACCTTGGCTACGGTCATCGACCGAGAAACCAAGCAGCCAATCGTCGAATACGGAACGATGGTCTCGGAAGACCTCGCTGTTCACATCGGAAAGTTCGAAAAGGACTATCTCAAGGAGATCGCCGCTGTCGATACCGATGAAGAGCGCGAGAAGATCGGCAAGAAGTACGAAGAGTTTGGATTCACGATCACCGAACACGGTGAACTGGGTCTCAAGATTCGATCGCCACTGACCTGCGAACTTGAGCAAGGCGTTTGCGCGACCTGCTACGGCATGGACATGTCTTCGAAGAAGACGATTGAAATCGGCGTTGCAGTCGGAATCATCGCGGCCCAGTCGATTGGTGAACCGGGTACCCAGCTAACGATGCGTACCTTCCACACCGGTGGTGTTGCGGGTGCAAAGGTTATTGCAGGAACGAACCAGTACAAAACCGGTAAGTTCATTAAGCTCTTCCTTGCGGACTTTAGCGCGGCTACTTCAACCGATCTCAAGGACTTCGATCCTACCAAGCTCATCGAGAATCAAGAATCGGTGATCAAGGGATTGATGAACCGCGAAACCGAAGAAGCCGACGGCGAAAAGAAGATGACAGCGCGCCAAACAAAGGCCGCTGCCAAGGCTGCTGAAAAGCTCGACCGAGATAGCCAAAAGCTCTGGGATCGAAGCCGAAAGACCTTCTTTGTCACCTGGACGGGTGAATCGAGCGGTATCGTCCGTGTCGAAGAAATCTTCGAAGCACGGCGCAACCCACGTGGTAAGGCGATCATCTGCCCGGTCTCGGGTTATGTGATCGACGTCCAAGAGTCTAGCTTTGGCCGATGGGTCGTGGTAGAGGCTGACGTGCCGACCACCGCACCGCTCCGAGATGCGTTCATCAGTGAAAAGCAAGATTGGGAGCGAGGCGAAAATGGTCGACTCGAGCCAAGCCTCGAGCGATTGGTTGGCTCCAAGCTGACTGCGCCGACCCTGCAGGTTCTACGGCGACAAGGAATCGAGAAGGTTAAGATTCTCTATCCTGTGCTGGTTCCACCGCAAGGTAAGTTGCCAGTCAACAAGGGTTCGAAGATTATTAAGGGTGACCCGCTCACTGGCGGTCCGCTTGATCCACACGAAGTTCTGTTGCTCGCAGGCGCCAACGCGGTTTACGACTACTTCATCGCGAACTTGCAACGCGTTTACAAGAGCCAAGGTGTTGACATCAACGATAAGCACGTCGAAGTCATCGTTCGCCAAATGCTCCGAAAGCGACAGGTCAAGGTGCCAGGCGATACCAGCTTCTTGCCAGGTCAGATCGTGGACCGATTCCGGTTCCAACGCGAGACTGATCGAGTGCGAAAGATGATCGCCGAAGAGAAGAAGATCAAGTACGTTGATCCTGCGACAGGTGAAGATGTTGAGCGAGATCCGCAAGAGGCAGAAGCCGAATGGATTCTGCTCGGTATCACCGAAGCATCGCTTGCCACGGATTCGTTCTTGTCAGCTGCGTCGTTCCAAAAGACGACTCGCGTGTTGACGGAAGCTGCAGTGCGAGGAAAGCAAGATTCGCTGATCGGTCTGAAGGAGAACGTGATCATTGGTCGCTTGATCCCAACTGGTACCGGCGTTCGACATTATCAAGATGTCGGAATCGAAGTTGATCGATCCGCACCAAGCTGGGCGCAACAATCGCTCACCGCGTTGGTGGAAGCAGACGAGACGATTCTCGAAGACGAACTCGATCTGCCGGAAATCAGCATCGCCGATATGGCCAGCTTCCAAGAGGAAGTTCGGCTGGAAGACGGTACTGAAGAGCCAAGCCTCGACTAA
- the dnaJ gene encoding molecular chaperone DnaJ, with amino-acid sequence MAKDFYKVLGVSRSADDKTIKSAYRKLARKYHPDVNPGDKAAEAKFKEISEANEVLSDPEKRKAYDRFGENYENMSGGGDFGGVNFDFGGGGIGSIFEQFFHTAPAEGSRPKGVEAKDLTKEIIVPLEEIDKGTSRTLSYQVQDSCKSCDGTGFVRLKSSRTCPVCQGSGAQRGMFGMSQPCEGCGGTGKSTLERCPTCSGDGVVLSNKRVEVKIPAGIPEGRKLRVPGRGSVGANGRAGDLYVVVKAEKHFQFERKGDDLETEVPVSLTTAVLGGEVRVPTLRGTLTMKINEGSQPGQTLRLANQGMTKLNSNQRGDLFVKLKIALPKNLTPEQRELFEQMAQAEVKA; translated from the coding sequence GTGGCAAAGGACTTTTACAAGGTGTTGGGCGTAAGCCGGTCCGCTGATGATAAGACAATCAAATCAGCGTATCGAAAGCTTGCACGCAAATACCATCCTGATGTGAACCCAGGGGATAAGGCCGCCGAAGCCAAATTCAAGGAGATCAGCGAAGCAAATGAAGTGCTCAGCGATCCTGAAAAGCGCAAAGCGTACGACCGTTTTGGCGAGAATTACGAGAATATGTCTGGCGGAGGCGACTTTGGCGGAGTCAATTTCGACTTCGGCGGTGGTGGCATTGGCTCGATCTTCGAGCAATTCTTTCATACCGCGCCAGCAGAAGGGAGTAGGCCCAAAGGTGTCGAAGCCAAAGACCTCACCAAAGAGATCATTGTGCCGCTCGAAGAAATCGACAAAGGCACCAGCCGCACGCTCAGCTACCAAGTTCAAGATAGTTGCAAGTCTTGCGACGGAACAGGATTCGTCCGGCTGAAGTCTTCGAGAACTTGCCCCGTTTGCCAAGGTTCGGGAGCCCAGCGCGGAATGTTCGGCATGTCACAACCCTGTGAAGGTTGTGGCGGCACCGGAAAATCCACCCTGGAACGATGCCCGACCTGCAGCGGCGACGGCGTCGTGCTCAGCAACAAACGGGTTGAGGTGAAGATTCCCGCCGGGATTCCGGAAGGAAGGAAGCTCAGGGTACCTGGCCGAGGATCGGTCGGCGCAAATGGCCGCGCGGGCGACCTTTACGTTGTGGTCAAAGCCGAAAAGCACTTTCAGTTCGAAAGAAAGGGTGACGATCTAGAAACCGAAGTGCCAGTTAGCCTGACGACTGCTGTCTTGGGCGGGGAAGTACGAGTTCCGACACTCCGCGGGACACTCACGATGAAGATTAACGAGGGATCGCAACCTGGCCAAACGCTCAGGCTAGCGAATCAAGGAATGACGAAATTGAATTCTAATCAGAGAGGTGATCTGTTTGTGAAACTCAAGATTGCATTGCCCAAAAATCTCACTCCAGAACAGCGCGAGTTGTTCGAACAGATGGCACAAGCGGAGGTCAAGGCGTGA